One Nocardiopsis gilva YIM 90087 genomic window, CTGCGCCCCGCGGGCTTCGCGACGCGGCTGGCCGCGCTCTTCGTCGACATCAGCGTCCAGCTCACCGCGATCATCGGGCTGAACATCCTCGCCGTGCGGATCGGCGCGGGGGTCGACTCCGCCGCGACCGCCGCCGTGCAGCTCGCCCTGACCGTGCTCGTCCTGGTCGGCTACCCGACCGCCTTCGAGACCTTCACCCGGGGCCGCTCGCTCGGCAAGATGGCCGTGGGGCTGCGGGTGGTCGGTGTCGACGGCTCACCCGTGCGCTTCCGCCAGGCGCTGGCCCGGGCGCTGACGGCCGCCGTCGAGATCTGGACGTTCTTCGGCATCGTGGCCCTGGTCGTCTCGCTGACCAACCGCGACGGCCGTCGCGTCGGCGACTTCCTCGCCGGGACGATGGTGGTCTCGGAGCGCACCCGCCGCAAGCGGGACGAGACCATCGAGATGCCGCCGCGGATGGCCGCGTGGGCGGCCAGCGCCCAGCTGTCCGGCCTCAGCTCGGAGACGGCCGCCATGGCCCGCCAGTACGTGCTGCGCTACGACGAGCTGACGGAGCAGGCGCGCTACGAGATGGGCGTGCGGATCGCCGACATGGTGGCGGCGTCGGTCGGCCCGCCCCCGCCGCCCGGGACCTCGCCGCCGGAGTACCTGGCGGCCGTCCTCGCCGAGCGCCGCCGCCGTGAGGAGGAGCGGATGGCCGCCCGGCAGGCGGGTCCGCCGACGGTCTGATCGCCTGCCCCCGCCACGGATGCCTCCGCGCACGAGCCGGCCGCGCCGGGGCGTCAGACGTGCCAGGAGTGCAGGTACTCCTCCTGATCCGGGGTGAGGTGGTCGATGCCCACGCCCAGTGCCGCCAGTTCGAGGCGGGCGACCTCGGTGTCGATGTCGGCGGGCACCTCCAGC contains:
- a CDS encoding RDD family protein, encoding MHTYDQEEATVAYPGGGATYGQTSLVTGDAVVLDLRPAGFATRLAALFVDISVQLTAIIGLNILAVRIGAGVDSAATAAVQLALTVLVLVGYPTAFETFTRGRSLGKMAVGLRVVGVDGSPVRFRQALARALTAAVEIWTFFGIVALVVSLTNRDGRRVGDFLAGTMVVSERTRRKRDETIEMPPRMAAWAASAQLSGLSSETAAMARQYVLRYDELTEQARYEMGVRIADMVAASVGPPPPPGTSPPEYLAAVLAERRRREEERMAARQAGPPTV